The Cloeon dipterum chromosome 3, ieCloDipt1.1, whole genome shotgun sequence genome includes a region encoding these proteins:
- the LOC135940082 gene encoding cuticle protein 16.5-like, which produces MFMYVLPMLLAAATASQITPLAYSANLAYHTPLTYAAGAPLVKTVAAAPAHLSYAAAPAHLSYAAAAPLAYAAAPALTYAAAAPVVRTVAAAPAITYAAPAPVAVQVPLQKTVHYANTPVVTGYSRQILKPAFPGGHGLATPAEIVSKQSVIAPARSVQTITPQLTRVEPEVVVSKVAVDVPVHRPVPVEQVVRSYAPQQIVPVPVAPAVKTIAAPVAYAAHAAPLAYAAHAAPLAYAARAAPLAYATHAAPLGYAAPTVVKTIA; this is translated from the exons ATGTTCATG TACGTTCTGCCCATGCTCCTGGCCGCGGCCACCGCTAGCCAAATCACCCCCCTGGCCTACTCGGCTAACCTGGCCTACCACACCCCCCTGACCTACGCCGCCGGCGCTCCCCTGGTCAAGACCGTTGCCGCCGCACCCGCTCATCTGTCCTACGCCGCCGCACCCGCTCATCTGTCCTACGCCGCCGCTGCCCCTCTGGCCTACGCCGCTGCCCCCGCCCTGACctacgccgccgccgcccccgtcgTTAGGACCGTTGCTGCTGCCCCCGCTATCACCTACGCCGCTCCCGCCCCTGTGGCCGTGCAGGTGCCCCTCCAGAAGACCGTGCACTACGCCAACACTCCCGTCGTCACCGGCTACAGCAGACAG ATCCTGAAGCCCGCTTTCCCCGGCGGCCACGGACTCGCCACCCCTGCCGAAATCGTCTCCAAGCAGAGCGTGATCGCCCCCGCCCGTTCCGTCCAGACCATCACCCCCCAGCTGACCCGTGTGGAGCCTGAGGTTGTCGTCTCCAAGGTCGCCGTCGATGTTCCCGTCCACAGGCCCGTGCCCGTTGAGCAGGTCGTCCGCTCTTATGCTCCCCAGCAGATCGTGCCCGTGCCCGTCGCCCCCGCCGTGAAGACCATTGCCGCCCCCGTGGCCTATGCCGCTCACGCCGCTCCTCTGGCCTACGCCGCCCACGCCGCTCCTCTGGCCTACGCCGCCCGCGCCGCTCCTCTTGCCTACGCCACCCACGCCGCTCCTCTGGGTTACGCCGCCCCCACTGTCGTCAAGACCATCGCCTAA
- the LOC135939912 gene encoding uncharacterized protein LOC135939912 gives MLRNEPHTTSSTLKLPTNNMKAFLVISALVAACSAAPTVLNGLVNPLAYSGLAHPLAYNGLAYNGLAYNGLAYNGLVGAPVVRLAEDGQYRTGLLDSAIDLRGQYVADDEGSYKADDEGSYKADDEGSYKPDDEGSYKPDAEGAYDAAAAHAKEALSEDGSYKGEPLHTAIAAGIVKPVAYAAAPIAYAAAPVAAPLAYAAAPAVRTIAAPWAVNPLAYHAPAVLSLK, from the exons ATGCTGAGGAATGAGCCACACACAACATCTTCCACACTCAAACTCCCAACCAACAACATGAAGGCTTTCCTG GTTATCTCCGCCCTCGTGGCCGCTTGCAGCGCCGCTCCCACCGTCCTCAACGGTCTGGTCAACCCTCTGGCCTACAGCGGCCTGGCCCACCCTCTGGCCTACAATGGCCTGGCCTACAACGGTTTGGCCTACAACGGTCTGGCCTACAACGGCCTGGTCGGCGCCCCCGTGGTCAGGCTGGCCGAGGATGGACAGTACAGGACCGGACTTTTGGACAGCGCCATCGACCTGCGTGGACAGTACGTCGCTGACGACGAGGGTTCCTACAAGGCCGACGATGAGGGATCTTACAAGGCCGACGATGAGGGATCTTACAAGCCCGACGATGAGGGTTCTTACAAGCCCGATGCCGAGGGTGCCTACGATGCCGCTGCCGCCCACGCCAAGGAGGCCCTCTCTGAGGATGGCTCCTACAAGGGTGAGCCCCTGCACACCGCCATCGCCGCCGGCATCGTCAAGCCCGTCGCTTACGCCGCTGCCCCCATCGCCTACGCTGCCGCCCCCGTCGCCGCTCCCCTCGCTTACGCCGCTGCCCCCGCCGTCCGCACCATCGCTGCTCCCTGGGCCGTCAACCCTCTGGCCTACCACGCTCCTGCCGTCCTCTCCCTGAAGTAA